The following DNA comes from Candidatus Methylacidiphilum fumarolicum.
GCGTCTCCCCAGGAACTTTTGCTTTATGGCTATTCTGCTGGATTTGGACCATATGCTGGCAATGTTGGTCACACCATGGACTATGGATGGTTAAGTGCTCCGCTTATAGTAACTCATGTCCATATTTTTCTTAGGAAATGTGACACTAGAGGCAGAACCTTATGGAATGTATTGATTCCTGGAAATTGGAACAATCTAGTGGCTTCGGTTTTTGCTGGGAAAAAGGGGGAGCTTACCGTCTGTGGGGTATCTGGCAGTTTTTCCTGTCCAGAGGAAGAAGGACGATCCCCTAGGGATCTGTATAGCCTTCAGACCTTTGTTTTTCGCTACTCTTCTAGGGGAGAGCGGCTTTGGTGTAAACAATTTGGTTCTGGTGTGTCTCTCAGTCCTGTTGCGGTAGAGTCTGATAGTCAAGGCAACTGCTATGTGTTGGGAGAAATCAAAGAGGTCTATCCCCAGCAAGCTCCTTCTAGGCAAAAGCCAAAAAGGGTTTTCTTTGCCTCTTTAAGTTCAAGCGGAGATTTTTTATGGATAAAAACATTTGGTAGTGCAGTAAGTACGCCTTTTCCATGCCTTAGAATAGAAGATGGTTCAGGAGTAGTGGCTTTTGGTTTAAAAACGGCCCGGTTTGATACTGCCCAAAGCCCACAAGAGGATGTCTGGGTGCTACGGTTTATGCCAGGTTCGTAAGATGTTTAATGGCAACTAGATTGTGGGAATGATCTATTTTTTCTCTAGAAAAGGGACTAAAAAGTTGAAGAAAGCTTGAACTTTGTCATTGAAAAATATTGAAAATGGGTTTAGATGAGCTTTGAGTAGATTAGAAAAAGGGAGCAATATAGTATTTTTGTGTATGCAGATGGGAAGAAACCTTGGAAGGAATAAAAAGAAGAAAGAGAGGAGCATTCATTAGTTATGATTAAGCATCGTTTGACTCTACCTTTGCAGAGCAAAGGCAATGTTGGGAAATCCACGCAGGCATCCTTACAGATTTTCTGGATGAATGCAAGAAATGTAGCCTGGCAGGCTTATGATCTAGATAATGATAATCAAACCCTATCGCGAGCCATACCCGAATCAAGATTAGTAACGTTATCTGAGGAGCCTGAAGCAGACTTTTTAAAAATATTTCGATCGATCCCTGAAAAATCCGTGACGGTCCTAGATCCCCAAGCTCATTTTTATAGAGTGTTGTTGCATTCGTTCGATTTTGCCCATTTTTTAGATTGGAGTAAGGAATCGGGGATTCGGACGACGGTCTTTCTCTTTCCCGTTGATGACTTGAGTGTCATGGACGAACTGGCAGAGATTGTCGAAAAGTTTGGGGATAATGTCGATTACCTGGTGATAAAAAATAGGGCTAAAGCACCAAAAACGCGGATGTTTGATGGCAGTCAGCTAGAAAAAGAACTGGCGACATTAGGTGCAGCTACCTTGGAATTACCTGCCCTCCTCTCTGATACCCGCAATTATCTGTCTCTGCTTGAAATCGAATTACAAAGACCCTTAAATCTTTTAGAGATTATATCGGATAAAAAAATCAAGATGGATCTTTTCCATCGGGTGATACTGGAAGATTGGATAAAAAAGATCTTCGAACAGTACGATCGGCTAGCTTCCTATTTGCTGCCTGATGAAGAGGCAAGGCGAGTGATGGAAAACTGGAAGAAACCTTCCTTGGAAAACAAAGAATTTACACAAAAATCCAGGGGTTCTAAGGTTAATTTATCGAATCTTCAATGAAACCTTTCAAAACAACTTGGTCTGTTCCTCCCAAACCTTCCTTTGCTTTTCCGACACAGAAAGGTTCGATCCCCGTTGGAAAAGAGCTTAAAACGCCGGTAGAACAGCCAATTGCTAATGAACAAAAACCCAATGCCACTCCTCTTCCTGTAAATGGCCAGTCCGAGAGCTTATCGGATCCTCATAGGTATTGGAAAGCAGCAATTTCTAGACTACCCCCTGAAAAAAGGGAGCTTGCATGGGAATGGTACATGGAGCATTGTCAGGGGGAGAAGCCTTTGGATACCCTTCCTGGTCTTTTGCTTTTGCTAGAAGCCAATGCGGCTTATTTAGATACGATCCCTAAGGAAGTTAGCCGCTTACTTCAATCCTTGCCTACGCAAACATCGACAAAGGATGAAGAAAACAGGGAGGCAATGAAAAACTTTATTGCCTATCTAGAAAATTATCAAAAACAGATTGAAGAAATTATTCATACGCTTGCGGATAGTCATCAAGAAATCACGAAAATAGTGGTTGAAGAAAGCAAGAAAAGCAAGAGTCCTTCCAATCAGGATGAACTACTCAAAAGGTTATTGAGCATCGTTGAGACGTTGGAGAAAAAAAAGCATCTTTTGAGAATCTGGGCAGTCTGGTTCCTCTTGGGTATAGGTTTTTTAGGTGGAGCCTCTCTATTTTTCCTTCTTAAGATTGTTTTCCCGAAAATTTTTTGAAGCGGTCCCTATAGGCTAAGTTTGCTAATAATTCTGTCCCGAAAAACTTACTTGGGACTTGCTTATGCCTGCCCCACGTTCATTCTTTGCGTCTTGGTTTTGTGCCGAGTTGTCTCGGGACTGCTAAGCCCGTTTCGTTCTCCAGGGTAGCAGACTAGAATTAGCATGTCATCTTAACTATCACCCAAAGACACAAGAAAATTCTTTCTCTTGTAGTTTAGTCCGCTTGCTTTCCATCCTCCAGCCGTTCGGCTACCGTTTTGCCTTGGGCAAGAGAAACTTTCTAGCGCTTCCCACTGGTCCTTCAGAGCCCCCCTTTTGTCCGGTGCTACAGACTTTTGTGTAGGCGCTCGTGCGGTGCTCTCAACATCTTTCGCTACTGCGTGCTTACGCTCCGACCGGTCAGTACGCCAAACTTCTTCAGCGAATATAGGTTTGTCTTGCCTTTTTATAATTAGATTGGCAGGGCAATAGCATTAACAATTCATTAGTCTTTTAACTTTAAGGGGCGGTCGAAAACCAGAAAGGGGCCAAGGGCAGAAAAAAGTTCTTAAGACTTTTTTCTAAATTTCAAACACAAAGCCTTCGGTAGCTTCTGCTTTGAGTTTATTTTCTCTTTGTAAGAGTTCCTGCAAGGTCGTTTTGTCTAAAACCGAGGCTATGACATCGCGAGTTTCTTTCATCAAATATCGGATGACACAGGTTTTTTCATCCAAGCAATCCTCACAGGGCGCGTATGCCGACTGGCTAACGCAGCGAACTGGCGCAATGGGTCCATCGATGAGCCGAATTACTGAGCCTATCGAAATCTTTTCTGGGGAATACTCCAGAGCATAGCCCCCACCTTTGCCTCTGCGACTACTTAAAAGCCCGTTATTCTTGAGTTCTAGAAGAATAGATTCCAGAAATTTTTTTGGTATCTTCTCTTTTTCTGCTATTTCTTGGATCAAGATCGTTCCTCTTGCCTGTTCTCTTGCTAGAAAAAGCAGGGCCCGCAGCGCATATTTACTACGTTTCGTTAAAAACATACTCTAATGATAAAATTATCTTATACTATATTCTCTAGAAAATAAATAGGGATATAAAATTTTCTATTCGTTTTTGTATTCTTCGAGCAAAGGCAACTCCTCCATCATGTAATTTTTGGGTGGTTCTATCCATGTATTATTCGATAGCACTTCTTTACGGATAAGGAACAGTTGCAAGGATTTGTTTTCTTGCGTCCAATAGGTTTCCACTGGAATTCCTAAGTTTTTAGGCAGGGAACTCCATAAATCTAAGGCTTTAGGAGGCCAGGCATACTCTCCCAAGAGAAAAGAAAGGATTTGGCAGACTTTCCTTAATGTGCCAATGCTTTGATCCCAATTTTGGATTTCGGAGTCTGAAAAAGAGCCTAGCCAACAGACAGATTGCGCCTCCGTATTTTTCGCAATCCATTGGGAAAGTTCTCCATAGGGGGAGCTGCGGGTTAGGGAGCTTTTATCCCATGGAATTTGGGGAGGAGGATTAAAAGGTTCATATCTGCCATAATGAGTAGTCAGTGGGGGATTTAGAATATCTTCTATACTCTGTTCGATAGGATCAGTAAAAGGATCACTTTTGATTTTATAGCTACTTTCTTTTGTTTTTTGAACGGCTTTTTGAATTTGTGGCCAGGAAAACTTCCAGTATCTTCCATCTCTGTGCTCTATGCCAAGAAAGGAATCTTCCCGTTCGTTATAAATAATAGAAAAAAGGTCCTTAGGCCGATCGATTCGAAAATAGGGAGGTTGAATCTTTATGGAAAGCTCCTCTTTTGTTTTCCCATCAATGAAAAGAAAGGTATAAGAAAAAGTGTTGGAAGTACTTTGAGAAAAAAGAGTGTAAGTCCATAAAAGGGTGAAAGCGAGAGAAATAAGCAAAAGAGGTCTTTTCAATTGCAAGACTCCAGTTCCTTATAGCAAAGTCTTGGTGTCTTCTTTTTTAAGAAAAGGGCTTGAGCGCGGACCAAGAAGAAAGGTTCCTATTCTAATCATTGTGGCTCCTTCTTCTATTGCCACTTCAAAGTCCTGACTCATTCCCATAGAGAGAATTGGCAAACGAAGATTGGTGTTGGTTTCTATCTGGTCTCGTAGCTTTCTTAGAAGACTAAAAAAGGGTCTAGCTTTTTCAGGCTCCTTGAGTAAAGGCGCAATGGTCATGAGCCCTAAAAGTTCGAGTCCAGGCAGTTCATTGATGGCCAAACACAAAGCTTGAGCCTGCTCAGGAGTAGTGCCATGCTTAGTGGATTCTCCAGAAGTATTCACCTGCACTAACACTTTCAATGTTTTCCCAATTGCCTTTGCCACATGAGATAGCAAAGTAGCTTCTTCCAAAGAATCAAGCGAGTCAACCCAGTCAAAAAGATGGGCTGTCAGTTTTATTTTGTTTTTCTGAAGATGCCCTATAAAATGCCAAATCCCTTTTTCACCGATTATCTCTTTTTTAATGCGAGCTTCTTGCACCCGATTTTCTCCAATATGAAGGATCCCCTGCTTGAGCAGCGTTTCAATAATTTCAGGACCAAATCCTTTAGTAACGGCTACCACCGTAATCGCATCAGCTCTTCTGCCACTCTTTTGGGCAGCCTTTTCTATTTTTTCTTGAAGTTTTTCTAACCGTTCTTGTATTGCAGAAGCAGAAAAAGAAAAATTCATAATTTGACAAATTATTAGTTTTACTTAAAAATTTTTTTTGATGCAAATTGAAACATTGAAAGCTTTTAGAGATCTTGTAGAAAGCCGCAGCTTTAGCAAAGCTGCCCAACTCAACAAGATCAGTCAGTCTGCTGTCAGTCAACAAATCCGTTCTTTGGAGGAACGCTTTGGGGTACCCTTGATTGAAAGGGGAAGCCGGAAAGTTCAGCTGACCAAAGAAGGGGAGATTCTTTATCATGCTTCGAAGGAGATTGTTGACATTTATTTAAAAATAGAGGCGAAGATCTCTGAAATCAAGGCTTCTATTTCAGGGCTTATTCGGGTTTCAGCTATTTATAGTGTGGGGCTGCATGAATTGCCTTATTATTTAAAAAAATTTCTTAAACTCTATCCGGAAGTCAATGTGCGAGTGGAATATCGGCATTCCCGTCAGGTCTATCAAGATATAGCCGAAGGCCACAGCGATATTGGCATTGTGGCCTATCCATCGCCTAGGAAGTTGATTAAAATAGAACCATTCCGAAAGGATCGATTGGTAGTGATCTGTAGTCCAAGCCACCGGTTTTCAAATCTTAAAGAAGTAGGGCTCGAAGAAATATCCAAGGAAGGTTTCATCGCCTTTAGTTCAGACATGCCTACACGCAGGGAGCTAGACAAGCTTTTCAGGGATCGTGGCCTTGAGTTTCGTCCTGTAATGGAGTTTGATAACGTGGAAACAGTGAAAAGGGCTGTGGAAATAGATGCGGGGGTTGCTATCGTCCCGATGGCTACCATTACCCAGGAACTCAAAAACGGAACGTTGAGAATGTTAGAGCTTTCTGGTCCTCCCTGTTACCGGCCGATAGGCCTCCTTTATAAATCTGGGAGAATGTTGACTCCCGCCATGAGGAAATTCATAGAACTTCTTCAAAAGGAGGAAATCCCTATAGAGCCAGTGGACGTTTTGAAAATCAAAAATGGGGCACCAGCTTAATGGGCAGTGTTTTGGTTTGATGGGGGAATAGCCCAGGGTCTTTGAAACGTTTGTTTCCTCTAAAAATAGCAACAGGTTTGTCTTTTGGAAGGAATCAACACATTCAGCTCTGCCTATAGTTGAAAAAAATAGGACAGGGAAAAAATAGGCTCATTCCAGCTCAAGCAGGTTGGAACTAGCTTTTAGGAAAATCCGGTTGTATTCAATCTCTAGATAGGTAGATCTTCTGAGCCCCTGTTCGTAAAATTCCAAAAGCCTCATTCCCTCATTAGGTTTGAGAAGGTTTTGCTTGATCGCATAATCCACCTGGCTCTTCATGGCGTTTTCAAGGATTTTAGGTTCATATTGAACCGAACTAAGGGCTTCTCCTATCGTCAGGGCTGGTATCGTTTCTTCAATGTAGAAGCCATCCGGCTCATCAGGATCAATGAACACATGGGCTTCATTGACTCTACCGAAAAGATTGTGCAGATCCCCCATAATATCTTGATAGGCGCCTACAAGAAAGATGCCAAGCAAATAGGGCTTGGAGTCTAAACTATGCAGAGGGATAGAAGACTGGTGTTTTTCTTCGCCAGTCAGAAAAGAGCAAATCTTTCCATCGGAATCGCAGGTAATGTCAACTAGAAAGCCGCGGCTATCTGGTTTTTCATGGAGCATCGTGATAGGAACGACCGGAAAAATTTGACCTAAGCCCCAGTGATCTATCAAGGATTGGAAAACTGAAAAATTGCATAAGTATTGATCGCTTAGCGACTCCCGAAGCTTACGAATTTCTTCGGGCACCTGCTTAGCCCCATTGTAAAGATTGACCACTTCTTTGCATATTTCCCAATACAAGGTCTCAATTTCAGCTTTCGTTTGCAAATCGAGTAGCCCAAGATCAAACATCGACTGAGCGTCCTCTTTGATCTGAAGAGAATCGTGATAGTTCTCTAGCCGATTTTTTTTATTCAGTAAGGCTTTGATCTCCAAAAGATCCTGAACAAGCTTGTGCTTGGATTTGATGCTAATGGACTGTTGGGAAGGTGGTTTGACTTTTTGAATCGAACCGAGGACATCGACAATCAAGACAGAATGATGCGCAACGACCGCTCTCCCACTTTCAGACACAACCGTTGGATGGGGCACTCTTTCCTCATTACAGATTTCTGCGATATTATATACTACATCCCGCGCATATTCCTGAAGCGAATAGTTAATACTGGACTCCGTAGAACGACTGCCGTCATAGTCCACGCCGAGTCCTCCCCCCACATCGATGTACTGAATCGGAAAGCCAAGCTGATAGAGCCTAGCATAATACCTAGCTGCTTCTCTAACGGCTCTTTTAATTGTTAGAATATCGGGGATTTGTGAACCGATATGGAAATGGATGAGCTGCAGACAGTTCGATAGCCCATTTTCTTTCAGTCGCTGGATAACCTGTAGCAGTTCGGCTGTTGTGATCCCAAATTTGGCCTCTTCTCCGCTTGAGTAAGCCCAGTGGCCTCTTCCTTTAGAGGCTAACTGGAGACGGACTCCAATGATAGGATCAACCTTAAACCGGCCCATGGCATCAATGACCAGATCTAGTTCTTCCATTTTTTCAAGCACCTGGACTACTTTTTTCCCAAGTTTCCGTCCCATAAAAATGGCATCCACAAAAAGCTTGTCCTTGAATCCGTTACAAATGAGCAAAGCTTCTGGATCCTTCAGCATGGCCAAGGCAGCGAATAATTCAGCTTTACTCCCAGCTTCCAGTCCATGATGAAATGGCAGTCCTGCATCGATAATCTCTTCGATGACTTCGCGGAGCTGGTTAACTTTTATTGGGAAGACTGCCCGGTATTTGCCTTTGTATCCAGCCTCTTCGATCGCTTCATTAAATGCTTGGTTAAGGTTCAGGACTCGGTGGCGTAATAGATCTTGGAAGCGGAGTAGGAGGGGAAAATTTAATTTTCTGGTAAAGGCTTGCTGGACCACCTTGTACAAGTCTAATTCCGGGCCTGCATCCTGCACGGGTCTCACACAAATGTTCCCTTCTTTGTTGATAGAAAAGTAGCCTGCTCCCCATCTAGGTATCTGATAGGTATTGAGAGCTTGACTGATTTCCCATGCGTTCTTCGCTTGCATTACCGTGGAACTCACAATATAAAATTAGAAAAATAATTCGCAAAGATTGTCTAATATTTTTTATTTTTTTTCTTTCAATCCCTTGCAAAGTGTTCAAAACCGGATTAAGAAAAGAATGTGAGAAATGATGTTATTCCTATTGAGGTTAAAGGGATTTTACCAAGTAGCCCTAATGGATATGCTATATTTTTAGGAAACGAAGAGAAGGTTTTTGTTATAAACGTTGATAGCTATGTTGGCCGGGCAATTGCCATGGCGATTAGAGGAGAAAGAAACGAAAGGCCTCTAACGCATGAACTCATGGCCATGATTTTTGACTCTTTTTCGATCAATGTCGAAAGGGTCGTTATTAACGAATTAAGGAGTAATACCTATTTTGCCAGGCTCCTTTTGCGTGCCGAAAATGAGGTCCATAAAAAAATCATTGAAATCGATGCCAGGCCCAGTGATTGCCTGACCTTAGCATTGCAGTATAAATGTCCAATTTATGTTGCCGAAGATGTTTGGGAAGAAGTCGAGGATATGTCTGAACTTCTTGAAAAGATGAGAGAAGTCCAAAGAAAACAGCAACAGGAACCTCCTGAAGAACCTCCCTTCTTCGGTGAAGAATCTAAATAAGTACGGATAGTTTTTAGAGAATTCCTGGCGATGGAATCAACCAAAGCGGTCTATTGTTTTGGTTAATAGCGACTTGAGAGCAAAGGAGGAGAGGGGGGGGACGCGGCTTCCTAGCTTTGGCTTGAGCTCCCAAAAAAACCTTTTTAGAGCGGCTTTTTTATTTTGTCTTATTTTTTGCTTTCCCTATGCCTTTTATCAAACCATAGGCTAAACACAAGC
Coding sequences within:
- a CDS encoding LysR family transcriptional regulator, translating into MQIETLKAFRDLVESRSFSKAAQLNKISQSAVSQQIRSLEERFGVPLIERGSRKVQLTKEGEILYHASKEIVDIYLKIEAKISEIKASISGLIRVSAIYSVGLHELPYYLKKFLKLYPEVNVRVEYRHSRQVYQDIAEGHSDIGIVAYPSPRKLIKIEPFRKDRLVVICSPSHRFSNLKEVGLEEISKEGFIAFSSDMPTRRELDKLFRDRGLEFRPVMEFDNVETVKRAVEIDAGVAIVPMATITQELKNGTLRMLELSGPPCYRPIGLLYKSGRMLTPAMRKFIELLQKEEIPIEPVDVLKIKNGAPA
- a CDS encoding bifunctional nuclease family protein — translated: MRNDVIPIEVKGILPSSPNGYAIFLGNEEKVFVINVDSYVGRAIAMAIRGERNERPLTHELMAMIFDSFSINVERVVINELRSNTYFARLLLRAENEVHKKIIEIDARPSDCLTLALQYKCPIYVAEDVWEEVEDMSELLEKMREVQRKQQQEPPEEPPFFGEESK
- a CDS encoding YggS family pyridoxal phosphate-dependent enzyme; this translates as MNFSFSASAIQERLEKLQEKIEKAAQKSGRRADAITVVAVTKGFGPEIIETLLKQGILHIGENRVQEARIKKEIIGEKGIWHFIGHLQKNKIKLTAHLFDWVDSLDSLEEATLLSHVAKAIGKTLKVLVQVNTSGESTKHGTTPEQAQALCLAINELPGLELLGLMTIAPLLKEPEKARPFFSLLRKLRDQIETNTNLRLPILSMGMSQDFEVAIEEGATMIRIGTFLLGPRSSPFLKKEDTKTLL
- a CDS encoding RrF2 family transcriptional regulator, whose protein sequence is MFLTKRSKYALRALLFLAREQARGTILIQEIAEKEKIPKKFLESILLELKNNGLLSSRRGKGGGYALEYSPEKISIGSVIRLIDGPIAPVRCVSQSAYAPCEDCLDEKTCVIRYLMKETRDVIASVLDKTTLQELLQRENKLKAEATEGFVFEI
- the speA gene encoding biosynthetic arginine decarboxylase, whose amino-acid sequence is MQAKNAWEISQALNTYQIPRWGAGYFSINKEGNICVRPVQDAGPELDLYKVVQQAFTRKLNFPLLLRFQDLLRHRVLNLNQAFNEAIEEAGYKGKYRAVFPIKVNQLREVIEEIIDAGLPFHHGLEAGSKAELFAALAMLKDPEALLICNGFKDKLFVDAIFMGRKLGKKVVQVLEKMEELDLVIDAMGRFKVDPIIGVRLQLASKGRGHWAYSSGEEAKFGITTAELLQVIQRLKENGLSNCLQLIHFHIGSQIPDILTIKRAVREAARYYARLYQLGFPIQYIDVGGGLGVDYDGSRSTESSINYSLQEYARDVVYNIAEICNEERVPHPTVVSESGRAVVAHHSVLIVDVLGSIQKVKPPSQQSISIKSKHKLVQDLLEIKALLNKKNRLENYHDSLQIKEDAQSMFDLGLLDLQTKAEIETLYWEICKEVVNLYNGAKQVPEEIRKLRESLSDQYLCNFSVFQSLIDHWGLGQIFPVVPITMLHEKPDSRGFLVDITCDSDGKICSFLTGEEKHQSSIPLHSLDSKPYLLGIFLVGAYQDIMGDLHNLFGRVNEAHVFIDPDEPDGFYIEETIPALTIGEALSSVQYEPKILENAMKSQVDYAIKQNLLKPNEGMRLLEFYEQGLRRSTYLEIEYNRIFLKASSNLLELE
- a CDS encoding P-loop NTPase family protein translates to MIKHRLTLPLQSKGNVGKSTQASLQIFWMNARNVAWQAYDLDNDNQTLSRAIPESRLVTLSEEPEADFLKIFRSIPEKSVTVLDPQAHFYRVLLHSFDFAHFLDWSKESGIRTTVFLFPVDDLSVMDELAEIVEKFGDNVDYLVIKNRAKAPKTRMFDGSQLEKELATLGAATLELPALLSDTRNYLSLLEIELQRPLNLLEIISDKKIKMDLFHRVILEDWIKKIFEQYDRLASYLLPDEEARRVMENWKKPSLENKEFTQKSRGSKVNLSNLQ